The following are from one region of the Polyangiaceae bacterium genome:
- a CDS encoding acyl-CoA dehydrogenase family protein, which produces MDFELPEQHRILRASVREFCEREIRPRARAWDAEERFPMEIVPQLAELGLLGIRIPEEYGGAAMDTLAYAICVEECARVDGSLALTVASHNGLGTGHILAFGNDEQKQKYLPKAASGEWLAAWGLTEPGSGSDSAALQTTAVRDGDHWVLNGTKMFITQGSVGGFCVILARTNKDVPASRGITAFIVDRGTPGFSASKKLEKYGCRSSDTVELSLENVRVHDRQRLGNVDSGFYDTMSILDRGRISIAAMALGLGRGALEMAITYAKDRQAFGRPIANFQAIQWKLADAATQLDAADLLIRRAAWKCDRGEPYSQEAAMAKLFASEAATAACNDALQIHGGYGYTREFDVERHLRDVKICEIGEGTSEVQRIVIAKHVLRG; this is translated from the coding sequence GTGGACTTCGAGCTACCCGAACAGCACCGCATCCTGCGCGCCTCGGTGCGCGAGTTCTGCGAACGCGAGATCCGGCCTCGCGCTCGCGCCTGGGACGCGGAAGAGCGCTTCCCGATGGAGATCGTCCCGCAGCTGGCGGAGCTCGGATTGCTCGGCATCCGCATTCCCGAGGAATACGGCGGCGCGGCGATGGACACGCTGGCCTACGCCATCTGCGTGGAAGAATGCGCGCGGGTGGACGGCTCCCTGGCGCTCACGGTGGCCAGTCACAACGGCCTCGGCACCGGACACATCCTGGCGTTCGGCAACGACGAGCAGAAGCAAAAGTACCTGCCCAAGGCCGCCAGCGGCGAGTGGCTGGCAGCGTGGGGCCTCACGGAGCCGGGCTCCGGCTCCGACAGCGCGGCGCTCCAGACCACCGCCGTTCGGGATGGTGACCACTGGGTGCTGAACGGCACCAAGATGTTCATCACGCAAGGCTCCGTGGGTGGCTTCTGCGTGATCCTCGCCCGCACCAACAAGGACGTGCCCGCAAGCCGCGGCATCACCGCGTTCATCGTGGATCGCGGCACGCCGGGCTTTTCGGCAAGCAAGAAGCTCGAAAAGTACGGCTGCCGCTCCAGCGACACCGTGGAGCTCTCGCTGGAGAACGTTCGCGTTCACGATCGCCAGCGTCTGGGCAACGTGGACAGCGGCTTCTACGACACCATGAGCATCCTGGATCGCGGTCGCATCTCGATCGCGGCCATGGCCCTGGGCCTCGGCCGCGGCGCACTGGAGATGGCCATCACGTACGCCAAGGACCGCCAGGCCTTTGGCCGTCCCATCGCGAACTTCCAGGCCATCCAGTGGAAGCTCGCGGACGCCGCCACCCAGCTGGACGCCGCGGATCTCCTGATCCGCCGCGCCGCCTGGAAGTGCGACCGCGGTGAGCCCTACAGCCAAGAGGCGGCGATGGCGAAGCTCTTCGCCAGCGAGGCCGCCACCGCCGCCTGCAACGACGCGCTGCAGATCCACGGTGGCTACGGCTACACGCGGGAGTTCGACGTCGAGCGCCACCTGCGAGACGTGAAAATCTGCGAAATCGGCGAAGGCACCAGCGAGGTGCAGCGCATCGTGATCGCCAAGCACGTGCTGCGCGGCTGA
- the gcvT gene encoding glycine cleavage system aminomethyltransferase GcvT, which produces MTDSLARTPLYEEHKKLNARLVPFAGWEMPVQYAGISAEHEAVRTRAGLFDVSHMGELELTGEHAAAVVNYLVTNDLARIEVGQAMYTCCCNEQGTILDDLIIYKRAPDRILVVCNASNREKIAGHFAKAADNHCDFRDTSDETALIALQGPKALGILTRAGVDIPDVETSLKPFRFRDAKVAGLPATVARTGYTGEDGVELFTKSEDAAAVWRALLAAGEADGIAPAGLGARDTLRLEARLSLYGNDIDETTNPLEAGLGWTVKLDAEDFVGRAALVRIKEAGLPRKIVGFEMTGRGIARHGYPLLDSDGKEVGVCTSGAPSPTLGKNIGLGYLPAEMTDVGTRFLVDCRGKRIEAEVVKTPFYKRPKKG; this is translated from the coding sequence GTGACTGACTCCCTCGCCCGCACGCCCCTGTACGAAGAACACAAGAAGCTGAACGCCCGCCTGGTACCCTTCGCCGGCTGGGAGATGCCGGTGCAGTACGCCGGCATTTCGGCCGAGCACGAAGCCGTGCGCACCCGGGCCGGCCTGTTCGACGTCTCCCACATGGGCGAGCTCGAGCTGACCGGTGAGCACGCGGCGGCGGTGGTGAACTACCTCGTCACCAACGACCTGGCACGCATCGAGGTGGGCCAGGCAATGTACACCTGCTGCTGCAACGAGCAGGGCACCATCCTCGACGACCTGATCATCTACAAGCGCGCTCCGGATCGCATCTTGGTGGTGTGCAACGCGAGCAATCGCGAAAAGATCGCCGGCCACTTCGCGAAGGCGGCGGACAACCACTGTGACTTCCGGGACACCAGCGACGAGACGGCGCTGATCGCCCTGCAGGGACCGAAGGCCCTGGGCATCCTGACCCGCGCCGGCGTGGACATCCCCGACGTCGAGACCTCGCTCAAGCCCTTCCGCTTCCGCGACGCCAAGGTCGCCGGGCTCCCGGCCACCGTCGCGCGCACCGGCTACACCGGTGAGGACGGCGTGGAGCTCTTCACCAAGAGCGAAGACGCCGCCGCCGTGTGGCGCGCGCTGCTCGCGGCCGGCGAGGCCGACGGCATCGCCCCCGCCGGGCTCGGCGCCCGCGACACTCTGCGACTCGAGGCGCGCCTCTCCCTGTACGGCAACGACATCGACGAGACCACGAACCCCCTGGAGGCCGGCCTGGGCTGGACCGTGAAGCTCGATGCCGAGGACTTCGTGGGCCGCGCGGCCCTGGTTCGCATCAAGGAGGCGGGGCTTCCCCGCAAGATCGTCGGCTTCGAGATGACCGGCCGAGGCATCGCACGCCATGGCTACCCGCTGCTCGACAGCGATGGAAAGGAAGTCGGCGTGTGTACTTCCGGCGCACCCTCTCCCACCCTGGGCAAGAACATCGGCCTCGGCTACCTGCCCGCGGAAATGACCGACGTCGGCACCCGATTCTTGGTCGACTGCCGCGGCAAGCGCATCGAAGCCGAGGTGGTCAAGACGCCCTTTTACAAGCGCCCGAAGAAGGGCTAG
- a CDS encoding prepilin-type N-terminal cleavage/methylation domain-containing protein encodes MVNRLSHRRPSQRGFSLIELIVVVIIIAVLAVLAIPAITNQMRDRRTQEVAQRVAGFYRDARMRAMGRGAAVMVRYDGTSGPEGTIEVREAVRGPGADANCQLLPVSSCSLSTWDVAGTDNKLLEKLDTANRSELSGIRVEVFGVAPANNGKQNTMDVCFSPMGRAFVRYDPLGQWQPMTGAAEAAVFRMGTDAAQAGLTRKVLILPNGYSRLGAAEAPP; translated from the coding sequence TTGGTGAACCGTCTGTCCCACCGTCGCCCATCCCAGCGGGGCTTTTCGCTCATCGAGCTGATCGTGGTGGTCATCATCATCGCGGTGCTCGCGGTGCTGGCGATCCCCGCCATCACCAATCAGATGCGCGACCGCCGGACCCAGGAGGTCGCCCAGCGGGTCGCCGGATTCTACCGCGACGCCCGCATGCGGGCGATGGGTCGCGGGGCTGCGGTGATGGTCCGCTACGACGGCACTTCCGGCCCCGAGGGCACCATCGAGGTGCGAGAAGCCGTCCGCGGCCCGGGCGCCGACGCCAACTGCCAGCTGTTGCCGGTTTCGAGCTGCTCGCTGTCCACCTGGGACGTCGCCGGCACCGACAACAAGCTGCTCGAGAAGCTCGACACGGCGAATCGCAGCGAGCTGTCCGGCATCCGCGTGGAGGTGTTTGGCGTGGCCCCCGCCAACAACGGCAAGCAGAACACGATGGACGTCTGCTTCTCGCCCATGGGCCGCGCCTTCGTTCGCTACGATCCCTTGGGCCAGTGGCAACCGATGACGGGCGCCGCAGAGGCCGCCGTCTTCCGCATGGGCACGGACGCGGCCCAGGCGGGACTGACGCGCAAGGTCTTGATCCTGCCGAACGGCTACTCCCGCTTGGGCGCAGCGGAGGCACCGCCATGA
- a CDS encoding prepilin-type N-terminal cleavage/methylation domain-containing protein, which translates to MTPALRHRSTRRGFTLVELMVAVTGGLFISLAVFALASDASRFYRQESRISDANMNALVGFERLRNDIARAGFLSTPNVRRDPRLCGNPIADPSWPAELTRLASLRIEQGGSPPNATLTANGLTPDRLTLSGSYSSVDEFPVWNVQDDGANFNVYLQRNTGPLARLGYNNPATNQVDLLNSVFGAGRALRIVDQAGEIQFGTIVGVGGGNTPHVILSRNPILRFRQGAGNVCGLKGNVTGAMVNVVNIVRYDLRNLSGNPAYAAAYTDAAETQWQADRTELARVELDTTGSPIQGTEELVAELAVDFKLGITVVNNVLNGTDPTLETYVPGDAQIANYTADVTSLTNPNQGPQRVRSVRVRFSVRSRLPDRDAPIVGASGTPVAPGLYRIGLGAGATTPFARVRTLQADVTLNNQVGTLW; encoded by the coding sequence ATGACTCCCGCACTCCGACATCGATCGACCCGACGCGGCTTCACGCTGGTGGAGCTGATGGTGGCCGTCACCGGAGGACTGTTCATCTCGCTGGCGGTGTTCGCCCTGGCCAGCGACGCCTCCCGCTTCTATCGCCAGGAGAGCCGCATCTCCGACGCGAACATGAACGCGCTGGTGGGCTTCGAGCGCCTGAGGAACGACATCGCTCGCGCGGGCTTCCTGTCCACCCCCAACGTGCGCCGGGACCCCCGGCTGTGCGGCAATCCCATCGCCGACCCGAGCTGGCCGGCGGAGCTCACCCGCCTCGCCAGTCTGCGCATCGAGCAGGGCGGTTCCCCGCCCAACGCCACGCTCACCGCGAACGGCCTGACCCCGGACCGCCTGACCCTGTCCGGCAGCTACTCGTCGGTGGACGAGTTCCCCGTCTGGAACGTGCAGGACGACGGCGCCAACTTCAACGTGTACCTGCAGCGCAACACGGGGCCACTGGCACGCCTCGGCTACAACAACCCGGCCACGAATCAGGTGGACCTGCTGAACAGCGTGTTCGGCGCGGGCCGCGCCCTGCGCATCGTCGACCAGGCCGGCGAGATCCAGTTCGGCACCATCGTGGGCGTGGGCGGCGGCAACACGCCCCACGTGATCTTGAGCCGCAATCCCATCCTCCGCTTCCGTCAGGGCGCGGGCAACGTGTGTGGTCTCAAGGGCAACGTGACCGGCGCCATGGTCAACGTGGTCAACATCGTCCGCTACGACCTGCGGAACCTGAGCGGAAACCCGGCCTATGCAGCGGCCTACACGGACGCCGCGGAGACCCAGTGGCAAGCGGACCGCACGGAGCTCGCCCGGGTGGAGCTCGACACCACCGGTAGCCCCATTCAAGGCACGGAGGAGCTGGTGGCAGAGCTCGCCGTGGACTTCAAGCTGGGCATCACGGTGGTGAACAACGTGCTGAACGGCACGGATCCGACCCTCGAGACCTACGTCCCGGGGGACGCCCAGATCGCCAACTACACCGCGGACGTCACCTCCCTCACCAACCCGAACCAGGGTCCCCAGCGCGTCCGCTCGGTTCGCGTGCGCTTCTCGGTGCGTTCGCGACTCCCGGACCGCGACGCGCCCATCGTCGGCGCCTCGGGCACACCGGTAGCGCCGGGGCTCTATCGCATCGGGCTCGGCGCGGGCGCGACCACTCCCTTCGCCCGCGTGCGCACGCTGCAGGCGGACGTGACGCTCAATAACCAGGTGGGGACGCTATGGTGA
- a CDS encoding prepilin-type N-terminal cleavage/methylation domain-containing protein: MNRRGYTVVELLMAVTIFAIGVTGIIAMQKVTVSANQHAKELAIATHVAQAWQEQLTADAAAWNHPSPKKSAEDLDETRWLVNAVGNTGVWFRPTYVPELKFGPAFDALGRPIENQNDLAQARYCTHIRLSWLYPDNAGNGLLRAEVRVFWLRDGGGGTVNNATVCDPTTDPAVIEAATDRYHFVYQTTAIKQNTAI; this comes from the coding sequence ATGAACCGACGCGGCTACACGGTCGTCGAGCTGTTGATGGCGGTCACCATCTTCGCCATCGGAGTCACCGGCATCATCGCCATGCAGAAGGTGACCGTGTCGGCGAACCAGCACGCCAAGGAGCTGGCCATCGCCACCCACGTGGCTCAGGCGTGGCAAGAGCAGCTCACGGCGGACGCGGCGGCTTGGAACCACCCGTCTCCCAAGAAGAGCGCCGAGGATCTGGACGAGACGCGCTGGCTGGTGAACGCCGTCGGCAACACCGGGGTCTGGTTCCGGCCCACCTACGTTCCCGAGCTCAAGTTCGGCCCCGCCTTCGACGCCCTCGGGCGCCCCATCGAAAACCAGAACGACCTGGCCCAGGCCCGCTACTGCACTCACATCCGCCTCAGCTGGCTGTACCCGGACAACGCCGGCAACGGTCTGCTCCGCGCCGAGGTGCGCGTCTTCTGGCTGCGCGACGGCGGGGGCGGCACCGTGAACAACGCCACCGTGTGCGACCCGACCACGGATCCGGCGGTCATCGAGGCCGCCACGGATCGCTACCACTTCGTGTATCAGACCACCGCCATCAAGCAGAACACCGCGATCTGA
- the gcvH gene encoding glycine cleavage system protein GcvH, with product MSGAKEVKNDRKYTKDHEWARQDGKELVVGITAFAVDQLGDITLVGLDVKVGDTVEAGKTFGTIESVKTLSDLFAPVSGKITRINDKLEDNPELVNEDCWDAGWMVAIEPTDAGGELMDAAAYAKHVEESAH from the coding sequence ATGAGCGGAGCCAAAGAGGTCAAGAACGACCGCAAATACACCAAGGACCACGAGTGGGCCCGGCAAGACGGCAAGGAGCTCGTCGTGGGCATCACTGCCTTCGCCGTCGATCAGCTCGGTGACATCACCCTCGTCGGCCTGGACGTGAAAGTGGGCGACACGGTGGAGGCCGGAAAGACCTTCGGCACCATCGAGAGCGTGAAGACGCTGTCGGATCTGTTCGCTCCCGTGAGCGGCAAGATCACCCGCATCAACGACAAGCTCGAGGACAATCCCGAGCTGGTGAACGAGGACTGCTGGGACGCCGGTTGGATGGTCGCCATCGAGCCCACGGACGCAGGCGGAGAGCTGATGGACGCCGCCGCCTATGCCAAGCACGTCGAGGAGTCCGCCCACTGA
- a CDS encoding protein kinase codes for MGLAPVAEGDLIAGGKYRVEQILGEGGMGVVVAARHVELDQRVAVKFLLPEIAEHRDAAERFRREARAAVKITSEHVARVLDVGTSESGVPYMVMEYLSGNDLADELVSRGTLPVEEAVGWVMQASEAVAEAHVAGIIHRDLKPANLFLHQRADGSRLVKVLDFGISKSVNGGSMADLALTSTAALIGSPLYMSPEQMHSAKGVDARTDIWSLGVILFQLLAGRPPYVGESLPMLCSALLHDAPPPLSDFRNDVPPALEQAILGALQKDRTKRYSSVSELLTAIGPFGPPSMRVHLERASRMLSSADLRLSTDEPLTIVSGPKTGEGAPVTAHSGSSTQASWGKTGDPVEPTLPPKRSRRWIPAVAASGVVVLGLVAFGATRTTAVAEPSGKAAAQPEPPAPAEPAAPVKTAEPAPVVTAKPTAEPEAQDAGAAPSAEPSVTAKPRVVRPAAPAKPKATGVPTDFGGRR; via the coding sequence ATGGGACTAGCACCTGTAGCAGAGGGGGATCTGATCGCGGGGGGTAAGTACCGCGTCGAACAGATCCTGGGGGAAGGCGGCATGGGTGTGGTCGTGGCAGCGCGCCACGTCGAGCTCGATCAGCGCGTCGCCGTGAAGTTCCTGCTCCCGGAAATTGCCGAGCACCGGGACGCCGCGGAGCGCTTCCGCCGGGAAGCCCGCGCGGCGGTGAAGATCACCAGCGAGCACGTGGCGCGCGTGTTGGACGTGGGCACCTCGGAGTCCGGCGTGCCGTACATGGTGATGGAATACCTCTCGGGCAACGATCTCGCGGACGAGCTCGTGAGTCGCGGCACGCTGCCGGTGGAAGAAGCCGTCGGCTGGGTGATGCAAGCTTCCGAGGCCGTGGCAGAAGCGCACGTCGCGGGCATCATTCATCGCGACCTGAAGCCCGCCAATCTGTTCTTGCACCAGCGTGCGGACGGCTCGCGCTTGGTGAAGGTGCTCGATTTCGGCATCTCGAAATCCGTGAACGGTGGCTCCATGGCGGATCTGGCGCTCACCAGCACTGCCGCGCTGATCGGCTCGCCGCTGTACATGTCGCCGGAGCAGATGCACTCCGCCAAGGGTGTGGACGCGCGCACGGACATCTGGTCCCTGGGCGTGATCCTGTTCCAGCTGCTCGCCGGGCGTCCGCCCTACGTCGGCGAGTCCTTGCCCATGTTGTGCTCGGCGCTGCTCCACGACGCGCCGCCGCCGCTGTCGGATTTCCGAAACGACGTGCCCCCGGCGCTGGAGCAAGCGATCCTCGGCGCCCTGCAAAAGGACCGCACCAAGCGCTATTCCAGCGTCAGCGAGCTGCTCACGGCCATCGGCCCCTTCGGTCCGCCGAGCATGCGCGTTCACCTGGAGCGCGCGTCCCGCATGCTCTCGAGCGCGGATCTCCGGCTGAGCACCGACGAGCCCCTCACCATCGTGTCCGGTCCCAAGACCGGGGAAGGCGCGCCGGTGACCGCGCACAGCGGCTCGTCGACCCAGGCGTCCTGGGGCAAGACGGGGGATCCCGTCGAGCCGACGCTTCCCCCGAAGCGATCCCGGCGTTGGATCCCGGCGGTGGCGGCGAGTGGCGTGGTGGTGCTCGGGCTGGTGGCCTTTGGCGCGACGCGCACCACTGCCGTGGCCGAGCCCAGCGGCAAGGCCGCGGCTCAGCCGGAGCCGCCCGCTCCGGCGGAGCCGGCCGCGCCCGTGAAGACCGCGGAGCCCGCACCGGTGGTGACCGCGAAGCCCACGGCGGAGCCGGAGGCACAAGACGCGGGCGCTGCACCGAGTGCGGAGCCCAGCGTTACGGCGAAACCGCGCGTCGTTCGTCCGGCGGCGCCGGCGAAACCCAAGGCTACCGGAGTCCCCACCGACTTCGGTGGTCGTCGTTGA
- the gcvPA gene encoding aminomethyl-transferring glycine dehydrogenase subunit GcvPA has translation MRYLPHTPEEVAEMLATIGKGSIDELFETVPEKARFNGQLDVPAALDEPTLMTHLAELADKNDAKRMLSFLGGGMYAHHIPPAVDQLLLRSEFYTAYTPYQPEVAQGTLQAIWEFQTVVSELLGLPLSNASLYDGASATAEAALMACRLQKRDKVVLSECVHPDYRAVTHTYLSGEGQDRIVKVPVGKDGRADTQALIAALSDDVAAVIVGYPSFLGPVSDLSALADAVHEKGALLVTATAEPYALAVCQPPGAMGADIAVGEGQPLACPPQFGGPGVGLFACRDERRYLQQLPGRVCGETVDVNGQRGYVLTLSTREQHIRRERATSNICTNQGLLALALLIRTSLLGKSGFVSVAEQCLAKARYLEDKILTLGGYSRGFDSAPYFNELSVRVRGGSAAAVCQKLEADGIIAGLDLGRVSDAWKDLLLVAVTEQHRREDLDRLVAALDRV, from the coding sequence ATGCGCTACCTGCCGCACACGCCGGAAGAGGTGGCCGAGATGCTCGCCACCATCGGCAAGGGGAGTATCGACGAGCTGTTCGAGACGGTGCCGGAGAAGGCGCGCTTCAACGGACAGCTGGACGTGCCCGCTGCGCTCGACGAGCCCACGCTCATGACGCACCTGGCAGAGCTCGCGGACAAGAACGACGCGAAGCGCATGCTCTCCTTCCTCGGCGGCGGCATGTACGCCCATCACATTCCCCCGGCGGTGGATCAGCTCCTGCTTCGCAGCGAGTTCTATACCGCCTACACGCCGTACCAGCCGGAGGTGGCACAGGGCACGCTGCAAGCGATCTGGGAGTTCCAGACCGTGGTCAGCGAGCTGTTGGGTCTGCCGCTGTCCAACGCCAGCCTGTACGACGGCGCCAGCGCCACCGCGGAGGCCGCGCTGATGGCCTGCCGCCTGCAGAAGCGCGACAAGGTCGTGCTGAGCGAGTGCGTGCACCCGGACTACCGCGCGGTGACCCACACCTATCTTTCGGGTGAGGGACAAGACCGCATCGTGAAGGTCCCCGTCGGCAAAGACGGCCGCGCCGACACCCAGGCTTTGATCGCCGCGCTGTCGGACGACGTCGCCGCGGTGATCGTCGGCTATCCGAGCTTCCTCGGCCCCGTGAGCGATCTCTCCGCCCTTGCGGATGCCGTGCACGAAAAGGGCGCGCTGCTCGTCACCGCCACCGCCGAGCCCTACGCGCTGGCCGTGTGTCAGCCGCCGGGCGCCATGGGTGCGGACATCGCCGTGGGCGAAGGTCAGCCCCTCGCCTGTCCGCCGCAGTTCGGCGGCCCCGGCGTCGGCCTGTTCGCGTGTCGAGACGAGCGCCGCTATCTGCAGCAGCTTCCGGGCCGCGTGTGTGGCGAGACCGTGGACGTGAACGGACAGCGCGGCTACGTGCTCACGCTCTCCACTCGCGAGCAGCACATCCGCCGCGAGCGCGCCACCAGCAACATCTGCACGAACCAGGGCCTGCTGGCTCTGGCGCTCTTGATCCGCACCAGCTTGCTGGGCAAGAGCGGCTTCGTGTCCGTGGCGGAGCAGTGCCTGGCCAAGGCACGCTACTTGGAAGACAAGATCCTCACCCTCGGCGGCTACTCCCGCGGCTTCGACAGCGCTCCGTATTTCAACGAGCTCAGCGTCCGCGTGCGCGGCGGCTCCGCCGCTGCCGTGTGCCAAAAGCTCGAAGCCGACGGCATCATCGCCGGACTCGATCTCGGCCGCGTTTCCGACGCCTGGAAGGACTTGCTCCTCGTCGCCGTCACGGAGCAGCACCGCCGCGAAGATCTGGACCGCCTCGTCGCTGCCCTCGATCGCGTCTGA
- a CDS encoding peptidyl-prolyl cis-trans isomerase — MSRILSVLLGTLVLSGCVVTTYEGTSEAPRGPAQPIWPPLGKPAPSEDPTSGSSGHRANGNVEAISASHILVMYKGSRRAPPSITRSKDEARARAEEALARAKAGEDFAALAGEYSDEPGAAARGGSLGRFPRGVMDPAFEKAAFALAPGEVSEIVESPFGFHIIKRTE; from the coding sequence ATGAGCCGCATCCTGTCAGTGCTGCTCGGCACGCTGGTGCTGAGCGGCTGCGTCGTGACGACCTACGAAGGCACTTCGGAGGCTCCGCGCGGGCCGGCACAGCCGATCTGGCCGCCCCTCGGCAAGCCGGCACCGAGCGAAGATCCGACCAGCGGCTCGAGCGGCCATCGTGCCAACGGCAACGTGGAGGCCATCAGCGCGTCGCACATCCTGGTGATGTACAAGGGCAGCCGAAGAGCGCCGCCCAGCATCACCCGCAGCAAGGACGAAGCCCGCGCCCGGGCGGAGGAAGCCCTCGCCCGCGCCAAGGCCGGCGAGGACTTCGCCGCCCTGGCCGGCGAATACTCCGACGAGCCCGGCGCCGCTGCCCGCGGTGGCTCCCTCGGCCGCTTCCCCCGCGGCGTCATGGATCCCGCCTTCGAGAAAGCCGCCTTCGCCCTCGCCCCCGGCGAGGTCTCCGAAATCGTGGAGTCGCCCTTCGGCTTCCACATCATCAAGCGCACGGAGTAG
- a CDS encoding tetratricopeptide repeat protein, with protein MTKRSLAAALALSFGLTLSARGEAQTSAADKAAAEALFDQAQALMKKKDFAEACTKFEQSQRIDPAIGTLLYLADCYERVGKLASAWATFREGASEAREAGQMDRARAGEKRAALLEPRLSKLTVVVAKDNDGIDGLTITRGKEDVLKGLWGVAVPVDAGQYTVRASAPGYKPFETTVTVAANAATESVDIPKLEADPSQAAPPEEPPPPAEPPPAPIPVTPPPATPGPDQGTRDEDPGASQRTIGLVVGGVGLVGIGVGTFFGLDAISKNDDAKSHCPRGTVCDDQEGVSLTDDAKKAATVSNIAFAVGGAALVGGVVLFLTAPSKSDTAIRVAPAVGPRQASVLVGGRF; from the coding sequence TTGACGAAGAGGAGCCTCGCGGCAGCGCTCGCGCTTAGCTTTGGATTGACGCTATCGGCACGGGGAGAGGCGCAGACCTCGGCGGCGGACAAGGCCGCTGCGGAGGCGCTCTTCGATCAAGCCCAGGCGTTGATGAAGAAGAAGGACTTTGCAGAGGCCTGCACCAAGTTCGAGCAGAGCCAACGCATCGATCCCGCCATCGGGACGCTGCTGTACCTGGCGGACTGCTACGAGCGGGTGGGCAAGCTGGCCAGCGCCTGGGCCACGTTCCGCGAAGGTGCTTCGGAAGCTCGGGAAGCCGGGCAGATGGATCGCGCCCGCGCGGGGGAAAAGCGCGCGGCACTGCTCGAGCCCCGGCTGAGCAAGCTGACGGTGGTCGTCGCCAAGGACAACGACGGCATCGATGGACTGACCATCACGCGCGGCAAAGAAGACGTGCTCAAGGGGCTGTGGGGCGTGGCCGTGCCGGTGGACGCCGGACAGTACACGGTGCGTGCCAGCGCCCCGGGCTACAAGCCCTTCGAGACCACCGTGACGGTGGCCGCGAACGCCGCGACGGAGTCCGTCGACATCCCGAAGCTCGAGGCGGACCCGAGCCAAGCGGCGCCGCCCGAAGAGCCGCCGCCCCCGGCGGAGCCGCCCCCGGCGCCCATCCCCGTCACGCCGCCTCCTGCGACGCCGGGGCCCGATCAAGGCACCCGCGACGAAGATCCCGGCGCCTCGCAGCGCACCATCGGCTTGGTGGTGGGCGGCGTTGGGTTGGTCGGCATCGGCGTGGGCACGTTCTTCGGACTGGACGCCATCAGCAAGAACGACGACGCCAAGAGCCACTGCCCCCGCGGCACCGTGTGTGACGATCAAGAAGGCGTATCCCTGACGGACGACGCCAAGAAGGCGGCCACGGTATCCAACATTGCCTTCGCCGTGGGGGGCGCGGCGCTGGTCGGTGGCGTCGTGCTGTTCCTCACGGCGCCTTCCAAGAGCGACACGGCGATTCGGGTGGCGCCAGCCGTCGGTCCTCGGCAGGCGAGCGTGCTCGTAGGAGGTCGCTTCTGA
- a CDS encoding peptidyl-prolyl cis-trans isomerase produces the protein MAAKKSKRNDPKRKPRPSKTSKSEPPWKKAEAEDDDDDDEEEEDEDDDDEEEDLDDDERDDDDEEEEDEDDDDEDDEEDVAPPPRRRAAGRASRPKEPVVAKRKERTYRADDEPSVEDNLPSWLPWAVLIALVTVGILGAAGVFGHKKADGPTAADVPTPTPSSQAEGPTGSISAQHLLVQYKGAARAAPSVTRTKEEAKQRAEEAYAKAKKGEDFDKLVEEYSDEPGAKQRKGKLGSFTRDRMVAPFSNAAFALEVGEISKVVETPFGFHVIKRTE, from the coding sequence ATGGCTGCCAAGAAGAGCAAGCGGAACGACCCGAAGCGCAAGCCCCGTCCCTCGAAGACCTCGAAGTCCGAGCCCCCGTGGAAGAAAGCGGAGGCGGAGGACGACGACGACGACGACGAGGAAGAAGAAGACGAGGACGACGACGACGAGGAAGAAGACCTCGACGACGATGAGCGTGACGACGACGACGAGGAAGAAGAAGACGAGGACGACGACGACGAGGACGACGAGGAAGACGTCGCACCGCCGCCGCGTCGTCGCGCCGCCGGACGAGCGTCGCGTCCCAAGGAGCCCGTCGTCGCCAAGCGCAAGGAGCGGACGTACCGTGCGGACGACGAGCCCAGCGTGGAAGACAACCTTCCGAGCTGGCTGCCCTGGGCCGTGCTGATCGCGTTGGTCACCGTCGGCATCCTCGGGGCGGCCGGCGTGTTCGGCCACAAGAAGGCGGACGGCCCCACGGCGGCCGACGTCCCGACCCCGACGCCCTCGTCCCAAGCCGAAGGCCCGACGGGCAGCATCTCCGCACAGCACCTGCTGGTGCAGTACAAGGGCGCGGCGCGGGCTGCGCCGAGCGTCACCCGCACCAAGGAAGAAGCGAAGCAGCGCGCCGAAGAAGCCTATGCGAAGGCCAAGAAGGGCGAGGACTTCGACAAGCTGGTGGAGGAGTACTCGGACGAGCCGGGAGCCAAGCAGCGCAAGGGCAAGCTCGGTAGCTTCACCCGCGACCGCATGGTGGCACCCTTCAGCAACGCCGCCTTCGCCCTCGAGGTGGGCGAAATCTCCAAGGTCGTGGAGACGCCCTTCGGCTTCCACGTGATCAAACGCACAGAATGA